The genomic window GTTAGCAagattaaatttttgaaaattattgaCAATGTACTTTTACTTCATTCTGGGCCAATCAACAAGGTCAAAATCTCCGCCGGTTATGATCTCATTGATATGAACTCCGTGGCTGATATTGATCGGTGGATTCTTCATCTAACCAAAAGGTCTATCAAAAAGCTTGTCCTGGACTTTTGGTTAGATGAACCCTATAAGATACCTTGGTGTTTATTCTCTTGTCAAAGTTTACATTGTTTAAAACTATATTGGTGTTCACTTAAACCTCCAATGAAGTTTGAAGGCTTTAGGAACTTGAAAAGTCTTTATCTAGAACAGGTAACAATGACTCAAGatacttttgaaaaattgatatcTGGCTCCCCTCTGCttgaaaaattgatattgtGGGATCATAATGGCTTCACCCAAATTAATATTCACGCACCAAATATCAAGTTTGTTCAAATCATGGGGAAATTTGAGGATACTAGCTTTGACAACACTCTTCGATTGGCTAAGCCAGTTGTTGATCAAACTAGTCAAAGTAAATCGCATGGATGCTCTAGCAATTTGGTCAAGTTTTTCGATCATCTACCCAACATCGAGATGCTAGTGATTATTTCCTATTTTATAAAGGTATAATGATCAAACAtattgaatgttgaatttgactGTAGGAGTAACACAAACATTGCTGATTTAAAGTGACTCTTCTGTTTTGCTTCAGTATTTGTTTGCAGATATTGTGCCAGTAAAGCTTCCTACACCTTGTATCAATCTAACATTTTTTTCCATATGCATAAACTTCAATGACTTGAAGGAAATTTCGGCTGTTCGTTGCTTGCTCAATAGCTCACCTAATCTTCAAGCATTCACAATCTCTGTGAGTACTCCTTTAGCTTGTCTTGACTTtgctttcctttctgatttctTGTTGCACTTGCACATCCTGTTTTAGTTTTATGTAAAGTTATAAAGCTCTAGAATTTGTATATCTTTTTTGCTTTAAGCATTTGTCTAGTCTCTAGTCTTACTAGTCTTATAAGACTAGAGGCTAGTATGTGTGAGTTACAATTGGTAATAGAATTTATGAATATTCAAAAATTGTGTGGCTTAGACTTGGTTACATTCGAAATTGAGTTACTTCAAATTATCAATAGCACAGTTGATGATAAATCCACTATCATGACTTTTCATCTGCTGTCATCTACTAGCATGGATGTATCGTGTAGGCTTTGTTAGAATATTATGATAGTATGTTAATCTCTGTGAAGGTATTTAAGTTTACTCTATCAAAGtatgttttgagttttgattcTTTGTTTTGCCTTAGCATTTCTTATGCTTCGGTTTATTATTAATGTTCCATTTTGCCCCATTAAAAAGTTAGAATCAATTGCAATTTAGATAGTTAATTACAGAATTATTGCATTAGTGCTCTATAAATTAGAGACTCGTGCACctcattttaggttttaatatGCTCTATAGCTATCTGATGCATATAACATTTCCCATTTTGATCCATGAATTTGTAAAAATTGCGTGTAGGCACGACTTGAAGAGCACGCTGACCATTTAACGCCTGTCTCCTATTGTTGGGAAGATATCTTTTTGGAGCCAATCATCCCCCTCAAATTGCAAAGAGTAAAGATACTAGACATATCCGGTACCAAATCTGAATTAGATTTTATCAGATTTATACTTCTCTATTCACCCGTGCTCGAAAAAATGACTGTGAAGCCTGTTTTAAACGTTACATCAGAGTTGATGACAAAACTAATCCAATTCAGGAGAGTGTCGGGAAAAGCTGAAGTTATTTACCTTGCGAAAGACTCttcataatgttttttattctcCTCAAAATGCAAATTGACTTTGTCTTGCATTGATGTTCTTCACATATCATGatagttttatatattttggctTCAACGTTAATTGGATTTAACTATGAATTCGATAGTTTAGTTTGTTTtaatttctcttcttcttttatATGTATTCGGCAGTTAACAAACACTTAACTTCTTTTCAAATCAAGGGAAGGCTATTAGTTGTACAGAAACATTCAAAACACTCAAGTTAACTACTTCAATGCAGCAGTTATATCATGTCTCTTTCAAAAGGgtaaaaaaatgagagatagaTATAGTGGAAATGTAGAACTGATTGGATCCATCTTCATTTTGGATGCGCTACCATGTTTCTCTCTCTCGCCCCACGAATCCACTTAATGCTAGAACTGACTCCGAAATAGATTAAGTGGCCTAGTGTGCCGGATACTTGTggtgagaaaaagaaaaaaaaaaaatctctttcgTGTAGCATAtatgaagaaagaaagaatatatAATTTCAAAGGCTTGATTTGCCAATTACCGAAGGCTTGATTTTACTATACATAAGGATTTAGCGGTGTAGCTTATTACATGTTATATTggattaatataaaaaaataataatcttatTCCACTTATTTTGATGAATTAATTATCAATAGCATTCTAAATTTCtattgtcttttttcttttcttttgatataAAGCATTGAAAtaggttatattttttttttccggggAATTGAAATGGCTTTTAGGTTTAAGTACAACGCGGCACATGACTGGCCAACCatttaaatcaaatttaattaataagtCTTTAGGGTATGGTGGAACCACACATGTCACATGGGAAATAAGTCCAAATTCAACCAGCCACATGATTGCTATTTCCTTACAAAATTTGACCTATATTATTAcgaaaatgctaaacaatgccCCCGGAACACTGATTAAGGATATCAAAAtggaaattttatcttgaaaattgtgaattcaataccttaaagatgtaaaaagtt from Trifolium pratense cultivar HEN17-A07 linkage group LG1, ARS_RC_1.1, whole genome shotgun sequence includes these protein-coding regions:
- the LOC123916087 gene encoding F-box/FBD/LRR-repeat protein At1g13570-like isoform X5 encodes the protein MTDMESDRISCLPDDVIDQILSLLPIKDAGRTSVLSSEWRKKWLTLSNLVFDSQCVSSASSEDPSVSKIKFLKIIDNVLLLHSGPINKVKISAGYDLIDMNSVADIDRWILHLTKRSIKKLVLDFWLDEPYKIPWCLFSCQSLHCLKLYWCSLKPPMKFEGFRNLKSLYLEQVTMTQDTFEKLISGSPLLEKLILWDHNGFTQINIHAPNIKFVQIMGKFEDTSFDNTLRLAKPVVDQTSQSKSHGCSSNLVKFFDHLPNIEMLVIISYFIKYLFADIVPVKLPTPCINLTFFSICINFNDLKEISAVRCLLNSSPNLQAFTISARLEEHADHLTPVSYCWEDIFLEPIIPLKLQRVKILDISGTKSELDFIRFILLYSPVLEKMTVKPVLNVTSELMTKLIQFRRVSGKAEVIYLAKDSS